The following nucleotide sequence is from Gymnodinialimonas phycosphaerae.
GCCTCATAGACATCGCCCAGATGCAGGATCACGTCGGGCTTGTGGGCCATGACGGCCCTGAGCAGGGCGTCGGCGTCGGGCTCGCCGGTGCCCCAATCGCCGATCACCGCAACCTTGTCGGAGCCCGAGACCTCGTTCTTGACCTTCGCGAAATCCGGAACCTTATTCTTACCCTCCCAAGCGCGGTAATAAGTCTGGCGCGCGTGGGCCGTGCTTGAGCAGTGCATATGACACCCGAGAATGCGAATACTGTCGGCGTAGCTGAAGGGGTGCTTGGCGGCGAGGCCATTCAATTTCGCCTCAAGCTGATTGGCCAGTTGGTCATTTCCCTTGGCCAGGGCTTCGGCCCAATCGATCAGCATTCCCGACATCTCATGGTTGAGTTCCTGGAAATCGCCCTTGTTCATCTTGTTGTGTTCATACGCCTGCGCGGCCTCCAGAGCGGCCGTAACTTCCTGTCGGGTCAACTCGGGATCGACGTTGTTGATTTTTGCGGCCTCCCGAATGGAGGCGACCAACAAGGACCCGATCTTGGTTGAAGGTACGAAACGCATTTTTGAATCCCCCGATGAAAATGTACGACAACGCTACCGTGTCTCCGAAATAGATCAATGATCATGCTGTCTTGGGTTTTGGGCAGTAGGCTCTATGTTGGGCAGAGTATTCAACAAAGGAGCCTCCATGACCGAGACCTACACCCCCCCGAACGTCTGGACATGGGACAAGGAGAACGGCGGCGCGTGGGCGTCGCTGAACCGACCCATCGCAGGCGCAACCCACGACAAGGAATTGCCGGTAGGCGAACATCCGTTCCAACTTTATTCCCTAGGCACGCCCAATGGCGTGAAGGTGACGGTGCTGTTCGAAGAATTGCTGGAAGCGGGGTACTCTGACGCCGAGTATGACGCGTGGCTGATTCGTATCGGGGATGGCGATCAATTCGGCTCGGGCTTCGTGGCGGCCAACCCCAATTCCAAGATCCCCGCGATGTGGGACATGACCGGCGAAAAGCCGGTCCGTGTGTTCGAAAGCGTCGCGATCATGATGCATCTGGCCGAGAAGTTCGACGCCTTTCAGGGGCCGAAATCCGCACGGGCAGAATTGTTGTCATGGCTGATGTGGCAGATGGGATCGGCCCCTTTCCTGGGCGGCGGGTTCGGTCATTTCTACGCCTACGCCCCCTACCCGATGGAATATCCGATCAACCGCTACGCGATGGAAACGAAGCGCCAGTTGGATGTGCTGGACAAGCATCTGGCCGAAAACGAATGGATGGTCGGAGGCGAATACACCATCGCCGATATGGCGATCTGGCCTTGGTACGGGCGCACGGTCATGGGCGAAAGCTACGACGCCGGAGAGTTCCTTTCGGTGCACGAATACACTCACCTGCTGGCGTGGGCCGAACGCATCGCGGCACGCCCGGGTGCTGTGCGGGGCAAGATGGTCAACCGGACCTCGGGAGAGCCCCATGAGCAGTTGTGGGAGCGGCATTCGGCCAAGGATTTCCTGACCAAGACCCAAGACAAGATTGGCTGAGGATTTCGGGACGGGTCCCGCGCGGTTGCGGGCGGGGCCCACGGCCAAGGCCCGGTCTACCCATGGTAGCCCTCCGACAGGTTCGAGTTGCGCAGGATCCGGGTTGATCTGGGGCGGCGCGCTGCGCAGAATTCTGCCATGACCAAGCGCATTTCCATCGAAACCCCCATCGGCCCGATCTGGGTTGAAGAGGACGATGGCGCGATTGTGGCCGCTGGCTGGGGCGCTGTGTACGCGCCCGGTGACACGCCGTTGTTGCGCGCGGCAGCGGCGCAATTGCGTGCTTACTTCGACGGCACCTTGACCCGCTTCACAGTGCCGATCCGGCACGGTCGCGACGACGCAACGGGCCGCGTGCTTGACGCGATGCAGGCGATCCCCTTGGGCGATACGCGAGAGTATGGGGACATCGCAAAGGAGGTCGGCCTACCTGCGCAAGCCGTGGGCCAAGCCTGCGGAGCGAACCGCATCCCAATCCTGATACCCTGCCACCGGGTGTTGTCAGCCACGGGCCTCGGCGGCTTCTCCGCCCTTGGAGGTGTGGAAACAAAAGTATGGCTTTTGCGACATGAAGGGGCGGCAGGCGTGCTGATATAGCGGAATACTTGACGTATCCCCGCCTTCGCTAATTCTTATCCACAGGGTTGTTGGTCCATATGACCGACGCTTCACCGGCGCTCATCGGGCCTTTCGCACGGTCGAACCGCAGATAGGCGATGCCCTTGCCACCCGCTTGGCTAAAGAGGGTGCCTGCGGGTTTATCACCGGCGAGGATTTCCGTTCCGATGGGCGCTTGGCCCTCAACGTCGACGGTCACGAACCCCTTCTTCAACTCGGTTCTGTGCTTCATTCGGGCGGTCACCTCCTGTCCGACGTAGCACCCTTTGCGGTGGTCCACGCCAGACAGACGATCAAATCCCGCTTCCAGAATATAGGTGTCGTTCGGGATCAACTCGATCCCCGTCTCGGGCACGCAGGCGGCGACGCGCAGGGCGTCCCAATCGATGCCAGGCTCGCCACCCTCCACCCCATATGCCCGCCAGCCAAGCGACGCGTCGCGCGGGTCGGCAAAGGCACCTTCGGGGGGGGTACCAAGGCCTCGGCTCACGGGGATCTCAGCCTCCTCGATCACCACATCTGCGCGAAGACGGTACATCGAAAGGCGCTGCGCGACGGCGGCTGCGATATCGGATCTGACGTCCAACAGCAGGTCGTCGCCCCGATCCAGAAGAAAGAAATCCGCAAGGTATTTGCCTTGCGGTGTCAGCAGCGCCGAATAGGTCAAGCCCTGCCCCGGATCACGCGTCACGAGGCCCTGCAGGAAGTCGTGGGCATCCGCCCCCGACAAGCGTAGCACTGTGCGGTCTTCCGCGCGTTCAC
It contains:
- a CDS encoding metallophosphoesterase family protein, whose translation is MRFVPSTKIGSLLVASIREAAKINNVDPELTRQEVTAALEAAQAYEHNKMNKGDFQELNHEMSGMLIDWAEALAKGNDQLANQLEAKLNGLAAKHPFSYADSIRILGCHMHCSSTAHARQTYYRAWEGKNKVPDFAKVKNEVSGSDKVAVIGDWGTGEPDADALLRAVMAHKPDVILHLGDVYEAGLPAEIEEHFIAPLDRVCGTGRPPILTIPGNHEYF
- the yghU gene encoding glutathione-dependent disulfide-bond oxidoreductase is translated as MTETYTPPNVWTWDKENGGAWASLNRPIAGATHDKELPVGEHPFQLYSLGTPNGVKVTVLFEELLEAGYSDAEYDAWLIRIGDGDQFGSGFVAANPNSKIPAMWDMTGEKPVRVFESVAIMMHLAEKFDAFQGPKSARAELLSWLMWQMGSAPFLGGGFGHFYAYAPYPMEYPINRYAMETKRQLDVLDKHLAENEWMVGGEYTIADMAIWPWYGRTVMGESYDAGEFLSVHEYTHLLAWAERIAARPGAVRGKMVNRTSGEPHEQLWERHSAKDFLTKTQDKIG
- a CDS encoding methylated-DNA--[protein]-cysteine S-methyltransferase, with the protein product MTKRISIETPIGPIWVEEDDGAIVAAGWGAVYAPGDTPLLRAAAAQLRAYFDGTLTRFTVPIRHGRDDATGRVLDAMQAIPLGDTREYGDIAKEVGLPAQAVGQACGANRIPILIPCHRVLSATGLGGFSALGGVETKVWLLRHEGAAGVLI
- a CDS encoding YgfZ/GcvT domain-containing protein, with amino-acid sequence MIGERAEDRTVLRLSGADAHDFLQGLVTRDPGQGLTYSALLTPQGKYLADFFLLDRGDDLLLDVRSDIAAAVAQRLSMYRLRADVVIEEAEIPVSRGLGTPPEGAFADPRDASLGWRAYGVEGGEPGIDWDALRVAACVPETGIELIPNDTYILEAGFDRLSGVDHRKGCYVGQEVTARMKHRTELKKGFVTVDVEGQAPIGTEILAGDKPAGTLFSQAGGKGIAYLRFDRAKGPMSAGEASVIWTNNPVDKN